In the Azospirillum humicireducens genome, GATCGCCGACGTCGCCGGCGGCGGCGATCGCCCATCCCCAGGGTTCGAACCGGCCCTCGGCCGTCACCGAGCGGCCAATCGGCGGCCAGCCGGGCGGAACGACGCCGTCCGTGAAAATCGTGACATGGAAAGGCTTGGCCGCCAGCGCCCGCAAGGCCGTCAGCGCCCGGTCTCGCGCCTCCTCGGCCGAGAGGGCGCCCGACGAGGCCGACCGGTCCAGATCGCGCAGAAGCCCACCCGCGGACTCGACCAGCGCGGCCGCGACCTGCCCCCGTTCGGCGATCATGCCCTGGCGCAACAGGTAGAGCGCCGGGATCGCCGCCATCAGGCAGCCGATCACGCCGATCCAGGTCAGCCAACGAATCTTGCGGCGCAGCGTCATCGTGCCTGGCGTCGCTCTCTTATCCGTTCGATTAACGGATGGTTAGTCGTTTGGGGAAAGTGACCGCTTCGTTTCAATCGTGCAATATTATTTTTTCTTCGCATGCGCAACAGATGGCTGTCCAATCGATACGAAGGTTGCAGACTGCGGCGCATTGCCTCGCTGAAGCAATCTTAGCGATCATGGGCAGCGATGTTTCAAGCCGGCTTGCCCGGCAGCACCCTCCGCCGAAACGGAAAAGGCTGCCGGGCAAGGGGCGGTCGATGTTGAGCGTCAGCGCTTTACCGCCCCGCCCCGCCTCAGCCCTGGCCGGGATAGAGCCGCTGGAAGCCTTCGGTGACGCGGGCGATCACCGCCGGGTCACGGTCCCGCCAATAGCGGGGATCACGCATCAGGGTGCGCAGCTCCGCCTCGCCACCCCCGCCGCCGGGGCGGGATTCCGCCATCGACAGGGCGGACGGCTCGCTGCCGGTCATCATGGAATAGAGGGCCATGACACCTTCGTAGGAGGTCGCCAGCCCCTCGACCGCGGCCGGCGGCAGGGTCTTGCCGGCCCAGGCCAGCAGTTGCCGCGAGACCTCGCGCCAGCGCTCCTCCCCGCCGAAGCGGGCAACCAGCCGCTCGACCTCGCGTTCCGCCTGGAACTCGGCGGCGACGGTCTGGATCAGCGGAACCATCCGCTCGGCGGCCAGATCGTACAGAAGCTGCGCCTGCGCAGGGGTGTAGCCGGCGTCGAACAGGCGGCCGTTGATCTCGGGGTCCGGCTGGAACAGGCCATGGTCGCAGGCGATGCAATAGCCATCCGCCGAGTCCGGCGCACCCAGCAGACGGCGAAGCTGCGCCGGATCGAGGCTGGCCGGATCGACGGAGGCGGGGTCGGGAGGCGCCATGGCCGGCCCGGCCGGTTGCTGCTGCTGGGATTGGGAAAGCCGGCGCTCCAGCTCCAGATAGGACTTCAGCAGCGCCTCGACGCGCAACGCGCCGGTCTTGGGATCGCGGAACTTCTCGGGAATCGCCAGCGGCGGAACCGGGTCGGCGGCGGGTGCGGCGGCGGGTGCGGCGGCGGGTGCGGCGGCGGGTGCCTCGGTCAGCAGAATGTCGGCCATCATCAACTCCTGCAGGATAGGGAATGGGGGAAGGAGATTCCGCCGGTCATCCCGTCCGCCCGCGCGCGACCAGCGCGAGGATGGTGGCGACCAGCTGGCGCTGTCCTTCGAGGTGGCGCAGAGCGGCTTCCGTCGCGTCGGGTCCCAGCGCGCGGTCGAGCGTCATCGCCCGCAGCACCGCCAGCACCCGCGTGCCGTCGCCGCCGGAGAAGCAACGGGCGAAGCTGGGCGCCGGATCGGTCTCGCCCGCCGCGCCGGGGATCGGAGCGGTCGGGAGCGGCGCCTCCAGCCAATCCCAGCCGGCCCGTTCGTTCATCGGCGGCTCAGCCATTGGACGGCCCGGCATAGGGGGCGGGGGCCGGAACGGGGGCGGCCCCGGTCTCCGCCCGCATCAGCTGGGCCGGAACGCCGAAGGCCTCGCCCAGCCAGCGGGCGGTGGAAGCCGCGTCCACGGCGCTCCCGGCGTCCGGCCCCAACGCCGTCACGCTGTCCAGCCAGCGCAGGGCCGCCTGGACGTCGCGCTGCGCCTGCGCCTGGGCGAGCGGGGAGCGGTGCTGCAACTCCACCAGACGGCCATCCACCGTGATGTCGGGGATCTCGCCGCGCCGGCGCAGGATCGCCACCGCGCGCAGCAGAAGCGGCGTCATCAGCTCCGCCTGCAGCCGGCCATAGGTGGCGCCGAGCAGACGGGCCATCTCCACCGAGCGTTCCAGCACCTCGGTTGCGGTCATGCGCGCCGACTCCACCGGTCCCAGCCGGTCGGCCAGAAGCGCGTGGCGAATGCGCCCGCGCAGATCGTCCAGCACCAGCTGCGACACGTCGAACCGGCCGGGATTGGCCAGCGGCGTCAGCCCGGCCGACCCCATGGCCTTCGG is a window encoding:
- a CDS encoding capsid assembly protein, which translates into the protein MMADILLTEAPAAAPAAAPAAAPAADPVPPLAIPEKFRDPKTGALRVEALLKSYLELERRLSQSQQQQPAGPAMAPPDPASVDPASLDPAQLRRLLGAPDSADGYCIACDHGLFQPDPEINGRLFDAGYTPAQAQLLYDLAAERMVPLIQTVAAEFQAEREVERLVARFGGEERWREVSRQLLAWAGKTLPPAAVEGLATSYEGVMALYSMMTGSEPSALSMAESRPGGGGGEAELRTLMRDPRYWRDRDPAVIARVTEGFQRLYPGQG